GGTGCCATATAAGGACTGATAAACAGGCGGTAACCCTTGATCAGCACTATCAGCAAACTGCGGATCATCGGTTCAACCTGCTCCAGTGGCTCTCCAACGAACGGCGTAACTCCCGATTTCCACGCCGCGCCGTACCGACACGACAGCTTACAACGATATCGACTGCAGGCAAACGGATGCGCGCCTGACGGAAACTTTCTCGTACGATACGTTTAATTCGCTGTCGATCTACGGCCCTGCGTGCGCACTTGCGGGATACGGCGAGGCCGAGACGTGCACCGTACTCCACCTTACCCGGCACCCACGCCACAGCAAAAATCTGATCACTGCTGCGCTTGGCGCCCGCATATACCTGCCTGTAATCCCGACCCTCAGTCAAGCGGACACAGCGCGGGAAGGACTGTGTCGTGTTCATGCGTAACGCTCAGGGCGTAAGACGTGCGCGACCCTTGCTGCGGCGCGATGCAATCACGGCGCGACCGGCTTTG
This genomic stretch from Acidihalobacter ferrooxydans harbors:
- the rnpA gene encoding ribonuclease P protein component: MNTTQSFPRCVRLTEGRDYRQVYAGAKRSSDQIFAVAWVPGKVEYGARLGLAVSRKCARRAVDRQRIKRIVRESFRQARIRLPAVDIVVSCRVGTARRGNRELRRSLESHWSRLNR